A window from Acidimicrobiia bacterium encodes these proteins:
- the rsmI gene encoding 16S rRNA (cytidine(1402)-2'-O)-methyltransferase, which yields MATPIGNLGDVSERMVGALRDADLIAAEDTRRTRALLSHLDIPAAGRLRSMHAHNEETVAREIVDEAERGARVVYVTDAGMPGISDPGERLVRVASGAGVPVEVVPGPNAALTALVLSGLPAERFVFEGFLPRKGRARAERLDALAAEHRTSILYESPNRVVALVGDLAAELGSDRRVTLVRELTKVHEEVWRGTVGEAVEHLAGREPRGEYVVVVEGAPPVEVPESDVRDAVAAALDRGATGRDAADEVATSLGVPRNLAYRIATELKN from the coding sequence CACCCCGATCGGAAACCTCGGCGACGTCTCGGAACGGATGGTTGGAGCGTTGCGCGACGCCGACCTGATCGCCGCCGAGGACACACGGCGGACCCGGGCACTGCTGAGCCACCTCGACATCCCCGCCGCCGGGCGTTTGCGCTCCATGCACGCGCACAACGAGGAAACGGTGGCCCGCGAGATCGTCGACGAGGCGGAGCGAGGAGCGCGCGTGGTCTACGTGACCGATGCGGGCATGCCCGGGATCTCGGATCCCGGTGAGCGCCTCGTTCGCGTCGCCTCCGGTGCGGGTGTGCCCGTGGAGGTCGTACCCGGGCCCAACGCCGCACTCACAGCACTCGTGCTGTCGGGGCTGCCCGCCGAGCGGTTCGTGTTCGAGGGGTTCCTGCCCCGCAAGGGGCGCGCACGGGCGGAGCGCCTCGACGCCCTCGCCGCCGAGCATCGGACCTCGATCCTCTACGAGTCCCCGAACCGTGTCGTCGCTCTCGTCGGTGACCTGGCCGCCGAGCTCGGATCCGACCGACGCGTCACGCTCGTCCGTGAGCTCACCAAGGTCCACGAGGAGGTGTGGCGGGGGACAGTCGGGGAGGCGGTGGAGCACCTCGCCGGACGTGAGCCACGTGGCGAGTACGTCGTGGTCGTGGAGGGCGCACCGCCCGTCGAGGTTCCCGAGAGCGACGTGCGGGACGCCGTCGCCGCTGCCCTGGATCGCGGAGCCACGGGCCGCGACGCCGCCGACGAGGTGGCCACGTCCCTCGGGGTCCCCCGTAACCTCGCCTACCGCATCGCCACGGAGCTGAAGAACTAG
- a CDS encoding pyridoxamine 5'-phosphate oxidase family protein, with the protein MHETPEELATLQQLLDGSFSRSSDHLLSIMEPQRRLAAERLVAELPCPAVLDIATVTARGEPRVSAVDGHFLHGRWHFSTAPEAPKVRHLAARPATSAAYTPRDGYGVFCHGRAVLLEGPEAEALIQHLSGCYGVDPDEEWGEIAAFRIDPHWMTAFAMTDAEMAEIEAAREARATD; encoded by the coding sequence GTGCACGAGACGCCCGAGGAGCTCGCAACGCTCCAGCAGCTTCTCGACGGCAGCTTCTCGCGTTCGTCCGACCACCTGCTCTCGATCATGGAGCCCCAGCGGCGGCTCGCGGCAGAGCGCCTCGTGGCAGAACTTCCGTGCCCGGCGGTGCTCGACATCGCGACCGTCACCGCCCGCGGCGAGCCCCGGGTCTCGGCCGTCGACGGGCATTTCCTCCACGGCCGCTGGCACTTCTCGACGGCGCCGGAAGCGCCGAAGGTCCGGCACCTCGCCGCCCGCCCGGCGACCAGCGCGGCGTACACGCCGAGAGACGGTTACGGCGTGTTCTGCCACGGCCGAGCGGTACTACTGGAAGGCCCTGAGGCCGAGGCGCTCATCCAGCACCTCTCCGGATGCTACGGCGTCGACCCCGACGAGGAGTGGGGTGAGATCGCCGCCTTCCGGATCGATCCGCACTGGATGACGGCGTTCGCCATGACCGACGCAGAGATGGCCGAGATCGAGGCCGCCCGAGAGGCGCGCGCGACCGACTGA
- a CDS encoding AbrB/MazE/SpoVT family DNA-binding domain-containing protein, with protein sequence MKSIGMARKVDRLGRVVLPSELRKLFDIEEGDFLEIEVDEGRIVLTKVEERCVFCDTALDLVDYRGRKVCGGCIVRLADI encoded by the coding sequence GTGAAGTCCATCGGGATGGCGCGCAAGGTCGACCGGCTGGGACGGGTGGTGCTGCCCTCGGAGTTGCGGAAGCTCTTCGACATCGAGGAGGGCGACTTCCTCGAGATCGAGGTCGACGAGGGTCGGATCGTCCTCACGAAGGTGGAGGAGCGCTGCGTGTTCTGCGACACCGCCCTCGACCTCGTCGACTACCGCGGCCGCAAGGTCTGCGGTGGCTGCATCGTTCGGCTCGCCGATATCTGA